TAGAATTATTACCGAACTTTGCCAGTCTGCTTATGTCAAATGAAAGGTTGAATCCTACACAAAGTGTTTTTAATCCAAATACCTCTGGATAAAACACATCATCAACGAACTCTTCACAAAGGTACAATTCTATGTCTTGTTCTTTGGCATAGTTTAGAAGGGTCTTTGTTTCTCTATCGTTGAGCATTTGATGATTATAAAAGAGACCGTCATGCTGAATATAGCCATCTTGATATATCTGGAAGAAACCAACCTTCAGATTCTGATACTGGTCTATCGTGGTTTCAGTATCAAAGACAAATATCCTATCATGCCTTAATTGAAGATTGTTATTGTAAAAAGGGTTATACTGTTGATTCTTTACTTTCACAGTATAGCCCCTTACAGCTATCTTGCTCATATTGAATCAGCCTCCAAACCAATGAGACGAAGCTGTTTACCCAGACCTTCCATTAATGCTCCTACAGAAACAAGGATGAACCTTAGATTATCCTCACGTGAAGCATTACTTGATCTAACCTTACGAGGTAGTTTATTTTGCTGTTTTGTGACCTTGAAATGACAGTTCTTACACAAGGGAACTGTTTCTTCTGAATTATTCCTTCCATAAACATGATGTAATTCTATCAGTTCAGGGTCATCCTCACCACATTGAATGCACCTAAGTGCTGTTCTTCCTTCCAATTTTTGCCTTTTCATATTTCTCTTATACTCAATTTTGTTCATAGTTACCACTCCTCAATTAACATATAATTCCTGAAATTCACCTTCAACCTGAGCTTCCTCGATATCGTAAAGGCGGTCTAACCGCGTTTCAAATGAATGCTCCTTTCCCGCGTTATCGACAATCTTAACGCCCTCGAACTTCTTTAATCGGGATGTATCACCACCTTTCAGTGTTCTATCAACCGCGTCCTTGTATTCCGCGATCAAATAACGGTCTTTAGAATTCCGCGTTACTATCGTTATATGACCCGCGTCTCGATCATAAAACCTCATCTCAACTTCAAGACTATCGTTTTTTGTAGCCTTCCATCTTCCATTCTCTTTGTACAGGTTACGTCCCAGAAGCTTGACTGCATCTTTATTTTTCATCCCAAACTTCTCTGTCATTTGGTTGAGACTTGCACCCTTTCTCATGGCTCTGAGAATCTGAAGTGACCTGTGCCTCTCCATTCTTTGCTGAGATGTCAGAGTTTCCCATCCTGCTTTAGAAAGGTCATAGTCACTTATTTTAAGGTCTCTGAGTTGCTTCAGACTCTTGTCTGGAAACATCTTGTGTTTTCTGATGATCTCCTTTGCATACCTGGTATCTCTGGGCATAGCCTTGAGCCATTGACCATAGGTTCTGAAATCCTTGGTAAACTCAGGTCTGCTCACTTCTCAGCCTCCCAGAGTTTCATAAGCGCTATTCTGACAACTTCAGCCTGAGAGCACCCGAAATAGTCTGACATCAATTCAAGTTTCTCCTTTAGGTAAGGAGACAAAGTTGCTATTGTTCTGCTATTCATTTCAATCACCTTATTAGGTGATTAATAAAATGATATAATTATTGATATTAACAATGATAACTATAATAATAGTAAATTTAGAGTAAATGATATAAACTATAACAATTATGATATCATTAAGAGTAAGTGAGGATATAGGGTATGTCAAAAGATGATATCGAATTCGAGGAAGAGGTTATAGCCTATTTAAACAAGAACGGTAAGATGCGTAGGGAACACTTAATTGATGCCCTTATAAAAAAACATACCACCCTTAATAAAAAGGGAGAAGAAATCATAGACCTTGGATATAGCAAGCCTACCCTTAACAGAAGACTAAAAGAGCTAATTGAATCAGGCAAAATCCTTAGTTTAGGTTATGAGGATCTTAATAAATATGGGTTTAAGGTAACTGACAAACGAGCAAAGTACCTGTTCACACCTGAAGGATTAAAAATTAAAGAACATATTGACGATGTCCTCGATCTTTTAATAAATGGTGATGATATTGACAAACAACTGGCTTTGAAAGAACTAAATCGTCTTGAGATGATGTATTCTTTTGATGAGAGTCAGTTAGATTTGCTTGTGCAAAACCTTGCTTTAGATAATCCTGAACTGATAAACAGATTCTTAGTGACACTTTCCGATTATATTACTAATAAAGGCAAAGAACCCCAGGATAAAGAGTCTTTGTTGCAGGCTCTAAGAGACGTTTTAGACAAAAATGGAGAGCCAAAAGGTAAAAGTGGACATATTAGAAACGTTGCTCTTTATCTATTGAGTTACTACAAAGATGAGTCGATTATTGATCAAATTGTTAAGGATGCCACCACTCTAGCCAATCCTCTTGAAGTCGAAGAAGATTATCATCCCGCCTATATTGCAGAGATTGTTGTAAACAACCCTTCCAAGCTATTCCATCTTGAACGAGAGTTAATGAAAGAAGGAAAACATGATCCTGCTCAGTTTGTGTCTAACATTAGATACAAGTGTATGGATCACCTGGGAATGATAGACCACTCTGATGAGAAAAAAGCAAGTAAAGCCTTTGCAGAAACAGAAAAGAAAATGAGGGAGGGTGACTCCCAATGAAACTCCTACTGCTCAACGGACACGGAATAGACACACGTGTGAATGGGTCTAAATTGCATATTAAGGATGGTAGACATACCACAGACATAGAACCAGAAAAGTATGTCTTTTCTCCCCAGAAAATAGACATAGACAATATAGTTGTCTATGGTAAGAATGGGAATATGACCATTGATTCTATCAGATGGCTGATAAAACATAATGTGCAGGTCACTATTCTGGATTGGGATGGTAAGTTACTAACAACCATGCTCCCTCCTGAAAGTACCAATGTCAAAACCAAGTTTGCACAGTATCACGCTTATGAGAATCAGGAAACTAGGCTAAAGCTTGCCAAGGAGTTCATTAAAGCCAAGTTTGACAAGACTCAGGTAGTTCTGGATTACCTGAAACAACGCTATCCTGAAATTGACAACGATTTTTCAAAGGACTCTTCCAAGCTTGCTGATGCAAGTAACATCAAGGAAGTCATGGGTGTTGAGGGGGCTGTTGCTGTCTATTACTGGACTCAGTTTGAAAAGTTCATTCCTGAAAAATACGAATTTGATGACCGTACAGGCAGATACAAAACACGTCCTAGTGGTGCAGGTGATATGGTCAATTGTATGCTTAACTATGGCTATGCACTCCTTGAAGCTGAGTGTATGAGAACTATCAATGCGGTTGGTATGGACGTTCATGTAGGCTTCCTGCATGAGATGGCATCAGGTAAGAACAGTTTAGCCTATGACATTCAAGAGCCTTTCAGATTCCTTGTTGATCTAGCTGTAATTAACCTCATTGAGACGGACAGGATGGAAAAGAAGGACTTTATCAGGACTGATAACTACTCACTCAGACTCAGACCAAGTGGAGCTAAGAAGCTTACAGAGGAGTTCCAGACGTGGATGAACAAGAAAGTAACCTATCAGGAGAAATCAATGATGTGGAGATATGTCCTTTTATTCAAAACAAGGGAATTGGCTCAATACCTGAATGGGAAAAAGAGGAAAATTGATTTTGTTAATCCTTCTTACGTGATTGAAAGACAGGATACTGATGAAATCAGGAAGAAGATATTAGCTATCAGTTATTCTGAATGGAAGGAATTGGGATTTTCTAAGGGAACACTACACTACATGAAGAAAAATGCAAAAGGGGATAAACCGTTTACTCTTAATGCTCATGTGAGGGAACGGTTGGAGATGTGGAGTGGGTGCTGAAAATGGATAGTCTTCATATGATCAAACAATACAGGGATTTATCAATTTCAATGGAAGAGCTATCTAATGTTATTGATGTGAATTCATTTGCTCCGCCTGAATATTCCTATTCCATAATTATTTGTAACGAACACGCAACAAGTGTTTTAGAGAAATACAAGCAAAATG
The window above is part of the Methanolobus zinderi genome. Proteins encoded here:
- a CDS encoding HNH endonuclease signature motif containing protein, whose protein sequence is MNKIEYKRNMKRQKLEGRTALRCIQCGEDDPELIELHHVYGRNNSEETVPLCKNCHFKVTKQQNKLPRKVRSSNASREDNLRFILVSVGALMEGLGKQLRLIGLEADSI
- the cas1 gene encoding CRISPR-associated endonuclease Cas1 — encoded protein: MKLLLLNGHGIDTRVNGSKLHIKDGRHTTDIEPEKYVFSPQKIDIDNIVVYGKNGNMTIDSIRWLIKHNVQVTILDWDGKLLTTMLPPESTNVKTKFAQYHAYENQETRLKLAKEFIKAKFDKTQVVLDYLKQRYPEIDNDFSKDSSKLADASNIKEVMGVEGAVAVYYWTQFEKFIPEKYEFDDRTGRYKTRPSGAGDMVNCMLNYGYALLEAECMRTINAVGMDVHVGFLHEMASGKNSLAYDIQEPFRFLVDLAVINLIETDRMEKKDFIRTDNYSLRLRPSGAKKLTEEFQTWMNKKVTYQEKSMMWRYVLLFKTRELAQYLNGKKRKIDFVNPSYVIERQDTDEIRKKILAISYSEWKELGFSKGTLHYMKKNAKGDKPFTLNAHVRERLEMWSGC